In Sphingomonas sp. R1, a single genomic region encodes these proteins:
- the greB gene encoding transcription elongation factor GreB: protein MSDRPNYITPAGYAALKAEYDQLFGTERPNLVDTISWAAGNGDRSENGDYIYGRKRLREIDRRLGFLARRMKAAKVVDPTRQEDRSGVFFGATVTIADEDDNDRTLTLVGDDEADAGKGLVGWNAPLARALRGARVGDLRRVNLPAGEREYEVMAITYP from the coding sequence ATGTCCGATCGTCCCAACTACATCACCCCCGCCGGCTATGCCGCGCTCAAGGCCGAATATGACCAGCTGTTCGGCACGGAACGCCCGAACCTGGTCGACACCATCTCCTGGGCGGCCGGCAATGGCGATCGCTCGGAAAACGGCGACTATATCTACGGCCGGAAGCGCCTGCGCGAGATCGACCGCCGGCTGGGTTTCCTCGCCCGGCGGATGAAGGCGGCCAAGGTGGTCGACCCCACCCGCCAGGAAGACCGCAGCGGCGTGTTCTTCGGCGCGACCGTGACCATCGCCGACGAGGACGACAACGATCGCACCCTCACCCTGGTCGGCGACGACGAGGCCGATGCGGGCAAGGGCCTGGTCGGCTGGAACGCACCGCTTGCCCGAGCCCTGCGCGGTGCCCGGGTCGGCGATTTGCGCCGGGTGAACCTGCCGGCCGGGGAGCGCGAATATGAGGTGATGGCCATCACCTACCCCTGA
- a CDS encoding acylphosphatase: MAQQRILVSGRVQGVGYRDWVVRTAQRGGLTGWVRNLRDGRVEILAAGEDTALGLFVEACREGPPLARVEHVESDAVPEDKAHKGFTKRFTA; this comes from the coding sequence ATGGCGCAGCAACGAATCCTGGTTTCGGGACGGGTACAAGGAGTCGGCTATCGCGACTGGGTGGTGCGAACGGCACAGCGCGGCGGGCTGACCGGCTGGGTACGCAATCTGCGCGATGGCCGCGTCGAGATCCTCGCCGCCGGCGAAGACACCGCGCTGGGACTGTTCGTGGAAGCCTGCCGCGAAGGCCCGCCGCTCGCCCGGGTGGAACATGTCGAAAGCGATGCGGTGCCCGAGGACAAGGCGCACAAGGGCTTCACCAAGCGCTTCACCGCCTGA
- the dapA gene encoding 4-hydroxy-tetrahydrodipicolinate synthase, whose product MFSGSIPALVTPFRNGAFAEEDFRALVEWQIGEGSSALVPCGTTGEAATMPKDEHFHIVRVCADQAKGRVKILAGAGSNDTKVAIDNVRAAKDAGADAALMVPPYYNRPSQEGIFRHFAAVAEATDLPIVLYNVPGRTVTDIQPATMARIVQAFPQTFVGVKDATGNLSRVSEQRAGCGAGFVQLSGNDETALAFNAMGGVGCVSVTANVAPKLCADFQSAWAAGDTARALELHDTLYPLHIAMFTDASPGPVKYAMGRVRPDFPQELRLPMTEAGEASRKAVDAALEFAGLR is encoded by the coding sequence ATGTTTTCTGGATCGATCCCTGCGCTCGTGACGCCGTTCCGCAACGGCGCGTTCGCGGAGGAGGATTTCCGCGCGCTCGTCGAATGGCAGATCGGCGAAGGCTCGTCGGCGCTGGTGCCCTGCGGCACCACCGGCGAGGCCGCGACCATGCCCAAGGATGAGCATTTCCACATCGTGCGGGTGTGCGCCGATCAGGCGAAAGGCCGGGTGAAGATCCTCGCGGGCGCGGGTTCCAACGACACGAAGGTGGCGATCGACAACGTCCGTGCCGCCAAGGATGCGGGTGCCGATGCCGCGCTGATGGTGCCGCCCTATTACAATCGTCCGAGCCAGGAAGGCATTTTCCGCCACTTCGCCGCCGTTGCGGAGGCGACCGACCTGCCGATCGTGCTGTACAACGTGCCTGGCCGCACCGTGACCGACATCCAGCCCGCCACCATGGCGCGGATCGTCCAGGCGTTCCCGCAGACCTTTGTCGGCGTGAAGGACGCGACCGGCAATCTCAGCCGCGTCTCCGAGCAGCGCGCAGGCTGCGGCGCAGGCTTCGTCCAGCTCTCGGGCAATGACGAGACGGCACTTGCCTTCAATGCAATGGGCGGGGTCGGCTGCGTCTCGGTGACGGCCAATGTCGCGCCGAAGCTTTGCGCCGACTTCCAGTCGGCCTGGGCCGCGGGCGACACCGCCAGGGCGCTGGAGCTGCACGACACGCTGTACCCGCTCCATATCGCGATGTTCACCGATGCCTCGCCGGGCCCGGTCAAATACGCGATGGGTCGGGTGCGCCCCGACTTCCCGCAGGAACTTCGGCTGCCGATGACTGAAGCGGGCGAGGCGAGCCGCAAGGCGGTGGACGCCGCGCTCGAATTCGCCGGCCTGCGCTGA
- a CDS encoding DUF2062 domain-containing protein, whose translation MAPAGRLRRLADKAMPSRESIETNRWLKPVAGRVMHSSLWRFTRRSVPRGVALGMLTGILVPMGQIPASALLALPIRANIPAAAATTFLTNPLTTPPLWVAAYWLGSWILGPRVDSQALVQKAPGWLDWLLHQAGPATLTGLLVLAVGLAIVGYFGSAVAWRWWIVAKRKRRLRARLA comes from the coding sequence ATGGCGCCGGCGGGCCGGCTGCGCCGCCTGGCGGACAAGGCGATGCCCAGTCGAGAATCGATCGAGACCAATCGCTGGCTGAAGCCCGTCGCCGGGCGGGTGATGCATTCGTCGCTGTGGCGGTTCACGCGCCGATCGGTGCCGCGCGGGGTCGCGTTGGGGATGCTGACCGGCATCCTGGTGCCGATGGGGCAGATCCCCGCCTCCGCCCTGCTCGCGCTGCCGATACGGGCGAACATTCCCGCGGCGGCGGCGACGACGTTCCTGACCAATCCCCTCACCACGCCGCCGCTATGGGTTGCGGCCTATTGGCTGGGCAGCTGGATCCTGGGCCCGCGCGTCGACAGCCAGGCGCTGGTGCAGAAAGCGCCGGGCTGGCTCGACTGGCTGCTCCACCAGGCCGGGCCGGCAACCCTTACCGGGCTGCTGGTGCTGGCGGTGGGGCTTGCCATCGTCGGCTATTTCGGCAGCGCCGTCGCGTGGCGCTGGTGGATCGTGGCCAAGCGCAAGCGCCGCCTGCGCGCCCGGCTGGCGTGA
- a CDS encoding response regulator — protein MQGPRNILIVEDEPLIAMMLEDFLDALDRVPAGTADTVAEALDRIGAGGIDAAILDVNLRGGEQSWPVADKLAELGIPFVLATGGADDSIAPLHRDRPVLSKPFTLDRVDKVLSTLS, from the coding sequence ATGCAGGGTCCGCGTAACATTCTCATCGTCGAAGACGAGCCGCTTATCGCCATGATGCTCGAGGATTTCCTCGACGCGCTCGACCGGGTCCCGGCAGGTACCGCCGATACCGTGGCCGAAGCGCTCGACCGGATCGGCGCCGGCGGGATCGACGCCGCCATCCTCGACGTGAACCTGCGCGGCGGTGAGCAGAGCTGGCCGGTTGCCGACAAGCTGGCCGAACTGGGCATTCCCTTCGTGCTGGCAACCGGGGGTGCCGATGACAGCATCGCGCCCCTGCATCGCGATCGGCCGGTGCTGTCCAAGCCGTTCACGCTGGACCGCGTCGACAAGGTGCTCAGCACGCTGAGCTGA
- a CDS encoding response regulator codes for MASLPDAELPKPSLLLPLAAVVVTGVAAAGVILLSINDRTVAAGFLGAAVLAAGLMLASARLFRTPMTVERYTDWAIAHALASASDDALAVTDRSGRLVCANPRYEALFGGWPTPPNLPIGEEGERALGACARAAWRDGESRCGDVQVFGAQVAVRVARVGDESLVWRFIGIHALDLAVQVQGLLAGQTGDRLGGAGVMVVLVAPDGRIRSANRVFRHRALGSADAVADGRDFARLLITDSIGQVRFEREGIEGTPLRVLQIPFLEGDEAPLLVALLDEEPAVIASPALGGSASNHVRSLISILPTGLALIDRDGRFLMMNDAFVRTARVNPAAPPLYPGDLVVREDKATLADAVRRFAGGAPQSLEITVRLKDVSEEPVAITIAGARGLGDAAVLLSLRDSGEEGKLKRQIAQATKMQAVGQLAGGVAHDFNNILTAIIGHCDLMLMRHSPGDSDYDDIQQIRANSNRAASLTRQLLAFSRQQTLRPQVLQLPDIISEVSNLLKRLLGETVSLDVKHGRNLGPVRADPGQLEQVVVNLAVNARDAMLSKNPSGGGSLTIETLAVSAAEVRRMDDDVLPVGDYTALRISDTGTGIPPEILPKIWEPFFTTKEVGKGTGLGLSTVYGIIKQSGGYIFAENVPGAGAAFTIYLPVHAAPEAAVAKLPVTKEKPADLWGTGTILVVEDEDMVRAIAERALSRQGYAVVTAENGEVALETIETMDKPDLLVSDVVMPVMDGPSMARKVRERWPDLPILFMSGYAEEQLRRSIDLDNVAFLPKPFSVQQLAEAVQEILVTK; via the coding sequence ATGGCCAGTCTGCCCGACGCCGAACTGCCAAAGCCTTCCCTGCTGCTGCCGCTTGCGGCCGTGGTGGTAACCGGCGTCGCTGCCGCCGGCGTGATCCTGCTCAGCATCAACGATCGCACCGTCGCCGCCGGCTTCCTGGGGGCGGCGGTCCTCGCCGCGGGGCTGATGCTCGCCAGTGCCCGGCTGTTCCGCACGCCGATGACGGTGGAGCGCTATACCGACTGGGCGATTGCCCATGCCCTCGCGTCGGCCAGCGACGACGCACTGGCGGTAACCGACCGCAGCGGTCGGCTCGTCTGTGCCAATCCGCGCTACGAGGCGCTGTTCGGTGGCTGGCCGACGCCGCCCAATCTGCCGATCGGCGAAGAGGGGGAGCGCGCGCTCGGGGCCTGCGCCCGTGCCGCTTGGCGCGACGGCGAGAGCCGCTGCGGCGACGTGCAGGTGTTCGGTGCGCAGGTGGCGGTGCGCGTCGCGCGGGTGGGCGACGAGAGCCTCGTCTGGCGCTTCATCGGCATTCATGCACTGGATCTGGCGGTGCAGGTCCAGGGACTGCTCGCCGGCCAGACGGGGGACCGGCTGGGCGGTGCGGGCGTGATGGTGGTGCTGGTCGCCCCGGACGGCCGCATCCGTTCGGCCAATCGCGTATTCCGCCACCGCGCGCTGGGAAGCGCCGATGCCGTGGCCGATGGGCGCGATTTCGCCAGGCTGCTGATCACCGATTCGATCGGCCAGGTCCGGTTCGAGCGCGAGGGCATCGAGGGCACGCCGCTCCGCGTCCTCCAGATCCCGTTCCTCGAAGGGGACGAGGCGCCGCTGCTGGTCGCGCTGCTCGACGAGGAGCCGGCGGTGATCGCCAGCCCCGCGCTCGGCGGCAGCGCGTCCAACCATGTCCGGTCGCTGATCTCGATCCTGCCGACCGGCCTTGCGCTGATCGATCGCGACGGCCGCTTCCTGATGATGAACGACGCGTTCGTCCGCACCGCGCGGGTGAACCCTGCCGCGCCGCCGCTCTATCCGGGCGATCTGGTGGTACGCGAGGACAAGGCGACGCTGGCCGATGCGGTGCGCCGCTTCGCCGGCGGTGCGCCGCAGTCGCTCGAGATCACCGTGCGCCTGAAGGACGTGTCCGAAGAGCCGGTGGCGATCACCATCGCCGGTGCCCGAGGGCTGGGCGACGCTGCGGTGCTGCTCAGCCTCCGGGATTCTGGGGAGGAGGGCAAGCTCAAGCGCCAGATCGCGCAGGCAACCAAGATGCAGGCCGTGGGTCAGCTCGCCGGCGGCGTCGCGCATGACTTCAACAACATCCTCACCGCGATCATCGGCCACTGCGACCTGATGCTGATGCGCCATTCGCCCGGCGACAGCGATTATGACGACATCCAGCAGATCCGCGCCAATTCCAACCGCGCCGCCAGCCTGACGCGGCAGCTGCTCGCTTTCTCGCGCCAGCAGACGCTGCGCCCGCAGGTGCTGCAGCTGCCGGACATCATCTCCGAGGTTTCCAACCTCCTGAAGCGGCTGCTCGGCGAGACCGTGTCGCTCGACGTCAAGCATGGCCGCAACCTCGGACCGGTGCGCGCCGATCCCGGGCAGCTCGAGCAAGTTGTCGTCAATCTCGCGGTCAATGCCCGTGACGCGATGCTCAGCAAGAACCCCAGTGGCGGCGGATCCCTGACAATCGAGACGCTGGCGGTTTCCGCCGCCGAGGTCCGGCGGATGGACGATGACGTGCTGCCGGTGGGCGACTATACCGCGCTGCGCATCTCCGACACCGGCACCGGCATTCCCCCGGAGATCCTTCCCAAGATCTGGGAGCCCTTCTTCACCACCAAGGAGGTCGGCAAGGGCACGGGCCTCGGCCTGTCGACCGTGTACGGCATCATCAAGCAGTCGGGCGGCTATATCTTCGCGGAGAACGTGCCCGGCGCGGGCGCTGCCTTCACCATCTATCTCCCGGTCCATGCCGCTCCGGAGGCGGCGGTGGCCAAGCTGCCGGTCACCAAGGAGAAGCCGGCCGATCTTTGGGGTACCGGCACCATTCTGGTAGTGGAAGACGAGGACATGGTCCGTGCCATCGCCGAGCGGGCGCTGAGCCGGCAGGGCTATGCCGTGGTCACTGCCGAAAATGGCGAAGTCGCGCTTGAAACGATCGAGACGATGGACAAGCCGGACCTGCTCGTCTCCGATGTCGTGATGCCGGTGATGGATGGCCCGAGCATGGCGAGAAAGGTCCGCGAACGCTGGCCGGATCTGCCGATCCTGTTCATGTCGGGCTACGCCGAGGAACAATTACGACGTTCGATCGATCTCGACAATGTCGCCTTTCTGCCGAAACCCTTTTCTGTGCAACAACTTGCAGAAGCGGTTCAGGAGATCCTGGTGACCAAATAA
- the smpB gene encoding SsrA-binding protein SmpB, translating to MARPRPATFDKVKTVAENRRARFDYFIEQTYEAGLVLTGTEVKSLRFGEGSIAEAYAEIKNEAVWLVNANIPEFSHGNRYNHEAKRPRKLLLHEREINKLHGAVAREGMTLVPLSVYFNGKGRAKVELALAKGKKTHDKRETIKERDWKREQSRILRDRG from the coding sequence ATGGCCCGTCCGCGTCCCGCTACCTTCGACAAAGTGAAGACCGTCGCCGAAAACCGGCGCGCACGCTTCGACTATTTCATCGAGCAGACCTATGAAGCCGGGCTGGTGCTGACCGGTACCGAGGTGAAGTCGCTGCGCTTTGGCGAAGGCTCGATCGCCGAGGCCTATGCCGAGATCAAGAACGAGGCGGTGTGGCTGGTCAACGCCAACATCCCCGAGTTCAGCCACGGCAATCGCTACAATCACGAAGCCAAGCGGCCGCGTAAATTGCTCCTTCACGAGCGCGAGATAAACAAGCTGCACGGCGCCGTCGCCCGCGAGGGCATGACGCTGGTTCCGCTTTCCGTCTATTTCAACGGCAAGGGGCGGGCGAAGGTGGAGCTGGCGCTGGCGAAGGGCAAGAAGACGCATGACAAGCGCGAGACCATCAAGGAACGCGATTGGAAGCGCGAACAGTCGCGCATCCTCCGCGATCGCGGCTGA
- a CDS encoding valine--tRNA ligase has product MTELPKTFDPAEIESRWYAHWEDEGLFRPERQGAEPWTIVNPPPNVTGSLHIGHALDNTLQDILVRHARLKGKDARWVVGTDHAGIATQMVVERQLNAAGQKRTDFTREAFVDKVWEWKAESGGQITRQLRRLGCSMDWANERFTMDEGFSKAVLKVFVELYRQGLLYRDKRLVNWDPGLGTAISDLEVETKEVRGNFWHLRYPLADGSGFIQVATTRPETMLADMAVAVHPEDERYKALIGRQVRLPITGRLIPIVGDEHADPELGSGAVKITPGHDFNDFEVGVRAGIKAGDMLNMLDAKAAICQTQDGRVPAELIGLDRFEARKAIVARLKDEGFLVPFVDKEGAEHDAEPRTIQTPYGDRSGQVIEPWLTDQWYVDAATLAKPAIEAVRSGATRIVPKSWEKTYFNWMENIQPWCVSRQLWWGHRIPAWFNADGKAYVAETEEEAQAQAGEGVTLTRDPDVLDTWFSSALWPFATLGWPENSDPTLGGRYSNDVLISGFDILFFWDARMMMQGLHFMKEVPFKTLYLHGLVRAADGQKMSKSKGNTVDPLGMIDKYGADALRFFMAAMESQGRDIKMDEKRLEGYRNFATKLWNAARFCQANGIAASKQLEAPSAELAVNRWIIAEAIATVQALDLALADLRFDEAANTIYQFVWSRFCDWYLELIKPVLQGEGVAAADAEETRAIAGWALDQILVILHPFMPFITEELWSKMGPREHDLIVATWPMADARALDPSAAQEIDWLIRLVSEIRAARTELNVPPGARLPLHVRDASAETVARLARQEAALARLGRVDQAPGDAPAGGALQLVVDEATFVMPLGDVVDLDAERTRLTKAIAAAEKERDGLAGRLGNPSFVERAKPEAVEKARADHAEKAAEAERLSAALARLG; this is encoded by the coding sequence ATGACCGAACTTCCCAAGACCTTCGACCCCGCCGAAATCGAATCCCGCTGGTACGCCCATTGGGAAGACGAAGGCCTGTTCCGCCCCGAGCGCCAAGGCGCCGAGCCCTGGACGATCGTCAACCCGCCGCCCAACGTGACGGGCAGCCTCCACATCGGCCACGCGCTCGACAATACGCTCCAGGACATCCTGGTCCGCCATGCGCGGCTGAAGGGCAAGGACGCGCGCTGGGTGGTCGGCACCGATCATGCCGGCATCGCGACGCAGATGGTGGTCGAGCGCCAGCTCAACGCCGCCGGGCAGAAGCGCACCGACTTCACCCGCGAGGCGTTCGTCGACAAGGTGTGGGAGTGGAAGGCGGAGAGCGGCGGGCAGATCACCCGCCAGCTGCGCCGCCTCGGCTGCTCGATGGACTGGGCGAACGAGCGCTTCACCATGGACGAGGGCTTCTCCAAGGCCGTCCTCAAGGTGTTCGTCGAGCTGTATCGCCAGGGCCTGCTCTACCGCGACAAAAGGCTGGTGAACTGGGATCCGGGCCTCGGTACCGCGATCTCGGACCTCGAGGTCGAGACCAAGGAAGTCCGCGGCAATTTCTGGCACCTGCGCTATCCGCTGGCGGATGGATCGGGCTTCATCCAGGTCGCGACCACGCGGCCGGAGACGATGCTCGCCGACATGGCGGTCGCCGTGCATCCCGAGGACGAACGCTACAAGGCCCTGATCGGCCGCCAAGTGCGCCTGCCGATCACCGGCCGGCTGATCCCGATTGTCGGGGACGAACATGCCGATCCGGAACTCGGCTCGGGCGCGGTCAAGATCACGCCGGGCCATGATTTCAACGACTTCGAAGTGGGTGTTCGTGCCGGCATCAAGGCCGGCGACATGCTCAACATGCTCGATGCCAAGGCGGCGATCTGCCAGACGCAGGACGGGCGGGTGCCCGCCGAGCTGATCGGGCTCGATCGCTTCGAGGCGCGCAAGGCGATCGTCGCGCGGCTGAAGGACGAGGGCTTCCTCGTGCCGTTCGTCGACAAGGAAGGCGCCGAACACGACGCCGAGCCGCGCACCATCCAGACGCCCTATGGCGATCGCTCCGGCCAGGTGATCGAGCCCTGGCTGACCGACCAATGGTATGTCGACGCGGCGACCCTCGCCAAGCCGGCGATCGAGGCGGTCCGCTCGGGCGCGACCAGGATCGTGCCGAAGAGCTGGGAAAAGACCTATTTCAACTGGATGGAGAACATCCAGCCTTGGTGCGTCAGCCGCCAGCTCTGGTGGGGGCACCGCATCCCGGCCTGGTTCAATGCCGACGGCAAGGCCTATGTCGCCGAGACCGAGGAAGAGGCGCAGGCACAGGCCGGCGAGGGCGTCACCCTCACCCGCGATCCCGACGTGCTCGACACCTGGTTCTCTTCGGCGCTGTGGCCGTTCGCGACGCTGGGCTGGCCGGAGAATAGCGACCCGACGCTCGGCGGGCGCTATTCGAACGACGTGCTCATTTCCGGCTTCGACATCCTGTTCTTCTGGGATGCGCGGATGATGATGCAGGGTTTGCACTTCATGAAAGAGGTGCCGTTCAAGACCCTGTATCTCCACGGTCTTGTCCGTGCGGCGGACGGCCAGAAGATGTCCAAGTCCAAGGGCAACACGGTCGATCCGCTGGGCATGATCGACAAGTACGGCGCCGATGCGCTGCGCTTCTTCATGGCCGCGATGGAGAGCCAGGGCCGCGACATCAAGATGGATGAGAAGCGGCTCGAGGGCTATCGCAACTTCGCGACCAAGCTGTGGAACGCCGCGCGCTTCTGCCAGGCCAATGGCATCGCGGCGAGCAAGCAACTTGAAGCGCCGTCCGCAGAGCTGGCGGTAAACCGTTGGATCATCGCGGAAGCCATCGCGACCGTGCAGGCGCTGGACCTCGCGCTCGCCGATCTGCGCTTCGACGAGGCGGCGAACACGATTTACCAGTTCGTCTGGAGCCGCTTCTGCGACTGGTATCTCGAGCTGATCAAGCCGGTGCTGCAGGGCGAGGGCGTTGCCGCGGCGGACGCGGAAGAGACCCGCGCCATTGCCGGCTGGGCGCTCGACCAGATCCTCGTGATACTGCACCCGTTCATGCCCTTCATCACCGAAGAGCTGTGGTCGAAGATGGGACCGCGCGAGCACGACCTGATCGTTGCCACGTGGCCGATGGCCGATGCGCGCGCGCTCGACCCGTCGGCGGCGCAGGAGATCGACTGGCTGATCCGGCTGGTGAGCGAGATCCGCGCGGCACGGACCGAACTCAACGTGCCGCCGGGTGCACGCCTGCCGCTACACGTTCGCGATGCCTCGGCGGAGACCGTCGCGCGTCTGGCGCGGCAGGAGGCGGCGTTGGCCCGTCTCGGCAGGGTGGATCAGGCACCGGGCGATGCGCCTGCGGGCGGGGCGCTGCAGCTTGTCGTCGACGAGGCGACGTTCGTGATGCCGCTCGGCGACGTCGTCGATCTCGACGCCGAGCGGACCCGCCTGACCAAGGCAATCGCGGCGGCCGAGAAGGAGCGCGACGGGCTCGCCGGGCGGCTCGGCAATCCGAGCTTCGTCGAGCGCGCCAAGCCCGAGGCGGTCGAGAAGGCGCGTGCGGACCATGCCGAAAAGGCTGCGGAAGCCGAACGGTTGTCGGCCGCCCTGGCGCGACTGGGCTGA
- a CDS encoding lytic transglycosylase domain-containing protein, translating into MVGTVLKGALLFAGVSGLAASSQVTPAMLAALAGGFVPQAQAQYDPVSTALVDWKRLQQSDNYPFADYANFLLAHPGWPGEKSRRAAAETILDSGASTPDLAIRFFTRFPPITLAGRLRYAEALAATGRRAEAEDQARRAWRGGILRGSDESRLLASFGSALRPMDHDAREDMLLWQGATSIATRQLAYTSPERRPVFDARIAYRTNAADAATRAGIAEPRGQADPGYIADRARWLRENGQTPAMRAYLAQPRRLASYPGDLEKWYEVLLTAARGALADGQYDLAYRIASQVDDGAPPGTDLSDMSLGIRDDYTSLTWLAGTVALNNLGRPADAVGMFDRYGRGSKTPQTQSKGLYWAGRAADAAGNRALAQSYYARAGGYPDLFYGQLAVERIGQPLKGPPDLSGKAAASAVRAAFYARETVRAAQLLGQMGNRLDQSLFLRQIAQDATTDDDHLLAAELSRTLGRPDLGVMVGRSALQNGLSSYTAAGYPSVKIPEGQRDYWTIIHAIARQESQFNRDAVSHAGARGLMQLMPGTAREVASKLGMSYDPGALNADTDYNIQLGSSYFQKLLDRYGNSYPLAVAAYNAGPGNVNKWLAAYGDPRLPGGDMVRWIEQIPIFETRNYVQRVLENAVVYDLLNPAHARSAGPANLSWYLGKRQPG; encoded by the coding sequence ATGGTCGGTACGGTACTCAAAGGCGCGTTGTTGTTCGCCGGCGTTTCGGGACTGGCAGCCTCCTCGCAGGTGACGCCTGCGATGCTGGCAGCCCTGGCAGGCGGCTTCGTGCCGCAGGCGCAGGCGCAATATGATCCGGTCAGCACGGCGCTGGTCGACTGGAAGCGCCTGCAGCAGTCCGACAATTATCCCTTCGCCGACTATGCGAATTTCCTGCTCGCCCATCCTGGCTGGCCGGGCGAGAAGAGCCGGCGCGCCGCCGCGGAGACGATCCTCGACAGCGGCGCCAGCACGCCGGACCTTGCCATCCGCTTCTTCACGCGCTTTCCCCCGATCACGCTCGCCGGGCGGCTGCGCTATGCCGAGGCGCTCGCCGCCACCGGTCGTCGTGCCGAGGCCGAAGATCAGGCGCGGCGTGCCTGGCGCGGCGGCATCCTGCGCGGCAGCGACGAAAGCCGGCTGCTCGCCAGCTTCGGCAGCGCCCTGCGACCGATGGACCATGACGCGCGCGAGGACATGCTGCTGTGGCAGGGCGCGACCAGCATCGCGACGCGTCAGCTCGCCTATACCTCGCCCGAGCGCCGCCCGGTGTTCGACGCGCGCATCGCCTATCGGACCAACGCCGCCGATGCGGCGACCCGCGCCGGCATCGCCGAACCGCGCGGCCAGGCCGATCCGGGCTATATCGCCGATCGCGCCCGCTGGCTGCGCGAGAACGGCCAGACCCCGGCGATGCGGGCCTATCTTGCCCAGCCCCGCCGGCTGGCCAGCTATCCCGGCGATCTCGAAAAATGGTATGAGGTGCTGCTCACGGCGGCACGCGGCGCGCTGGCCGATGGGCAGTACGACCTCGCCTATCGCATCGCCTCACAAGTCGATGACGGGGCGCCTCCGGGTACCGATCTCAGCGACATGTCGCTCGGCATCCGGGACGACTATACCAGCCTGACCTGGCTTGCCGGAACGGTTGCGCTCAACAATCTCGGCAGGCCCGCGGACGCGGTCGGCATGTTCGATCGCTATGGTCGCGGCTCGAAAACGCCGCAGACCCAGTCCAAGGGGCTGTACTGGGCGGGGCGCGCCGCGGATGCCGCCGGCAATCGCGCGCTCGCACAAAGCTATTACGCGCGGGCCGGTGGCTATCCGGACCTGTTCTACGGCCAGCTCGCGGTCGAGCGCATCGGCCAGCCGCTGAAAGGCCCGCCGGACCTGAGCGGCAAGGCGGCTGCTTCGGCCGTACGCGCTGCCTTCTACGCCCGCGAGACGGTGCGTGCCGCGCAGCTGCTCGGCCAAATGGGCAATCGGCTCGACCAGAGCCTGTTCCTCCGCCAGATCGCGCAAGATGCGACCACCGACGACGATCATCTCCTCGCGGCCGAACTGAGCCGCACGCTGGGCCGCCCGGATCTGGGCGTGATGGTCGGCCGCAGCGCGTTGCAGAACGGCCTCTCCTCCTACACCGCCGCCGGCTATCCCTCGGTAAAGATCCCCGAGGGCCAGCGCGATTACTGGACGATCATCCACGCCATCGCGCGGCAGGAAAGCCAGTTCAACCGGGACGCGGTGAGCCATGCGGGTGCCCGCGGCCTGATGCAGCTGATGCCGGGAACCGCGCGCGAAGTCGCCTCGAAGCTCGGCATGAGCTACGATCCCGGCGCGCTGAACGCCGATACCGACTACAACATCCAGCTCGGCTCCAGCTATTTCCAGAAGCTGCTCGATCGCTACGGCAACAGCTATCCGCTGGCGGTGGCGGCCTACAATGCCGGGCCGGGGAATGTGAACAAGTGGCTGGCGGCCTATGGCGACCCCCGACTGCCGGGCGGCGACATGGTCCGCTGGATCGAACAGATCCCGATCTTCGAGACGCGCAACTATGTACAGCGCGTGCTCGAGAATGCGGTGGTCTACGACCTGCTCAACCCGGCCCATGCGCGCAGCGCCGGCCCCGCCAATCTCAGCTGGTATCTGGGCAAGCGCCAGCCGGGCTGA